The Quercus robur chromosome 3, dhQueRobu3.1, whole genome shotgun sequence DNA segment CGATCCACATTATAAATTTCatagttgtttatttatataaatatttatataattttttacatgtttttatttattaatttttgtattatacattGTTTATAACTGTGTATTTGTTGGTAATGgatatcaaaattttgggacttttctgattgcaggtttattaattttttcaattatccATTGTTGATTAAACTGTGTATTTGTGGATTATGCATATGAAATGTGATGATTGGTTTATGAAACTGTGTATTTATGGGTGATGCATGTATCAATTTTGGGGCTTTTCTGATTGCAGGTTATTCCCAATTGCTTtgtggtttgaatttttttttaagctcttTTGGGGCTTGACTGGTTATGCATGATTGgtttttgctgtgatttttattagaatttggTTAGTTGGGTTCTGTGTAGAAATTTTGGGGCTTCACCCATGCTTGGTGTTATTATGTTCTTGCAGAccaatatgtgtgtgtttaaacCTTCATTGAAGGTGCTTTGGGTATATAGGTGATTATAAATAGAATGTAATGTGATGGTATTGTGCTATATCAATGTGCAGTTATCAATGTGATGGTATTGTTATAGTgtaaatagaatgcaatgtgatgGTTTGGATGTTATATGTTTGTGGCTGATTTTATTTATGGTGTAATCAATAGCATACTTGTTTACATATCTCTTAGACTAcaatgtttgtgattttgttagatgaagaaaaaaaccaaagccgCAATTCTTGCATCAGTTGCATCTGTCCTCCTTGTGGGGGTTGCATTGTTAAAGAAATTACGACGTAGACGTAGAGATCTGCCTAGGGCGCCTTATGTTAACCATGCCGCCGAGAGAGAGGAATACATAAATAGTGTTTTGCATGGAAGTGAGAGACATTGTGTGAATCAACTTAGGATGAAGCCTATAACTTTCCACCACTTATGTCACACCCTCACTGAGGGGGAGCACGTACGTCCGACTGTTCACATGTCTGTTACGGAGCAAGTGTTCATTTTCTTGCACATTATTGGTCATAATGTGAGGTTTCGTGTAATGGGTGGTCGGATCTATAGATCAACTGAGACTGTTCATAGATACTTCAAAGTTGTCCTTAGGGGGGTCCTGAAATTATATAGAGCTCTAATAAGACTGCGTAGCGAAGATACACCTCCAGAGATAAGGAATAGCAGAAGGTTTTacccatattttaaggtaaatattgcgacttgtgtgtttttgtaaattgtgaagatttatgtaattttaaaccATTATGTTTGTCAAAAATTAGGATTGTGTTGGAGCAATAGATGGTACACATGTTCGTGCATCTGTGCCACCTGAAATACAAGGAAGATTTCGTGGTCGCAAAGATGGAACCACGCAAAATGTGTTAGCTGCCATTAGTTTCGACTTAAAGTTCACTTATGTGTTGGCTGGATGGGAAGGCAGTGCACATGATTTACGTGTATTAAATGATGCATTTGCTAGGCCAGGGGGATTTTCAATTCCCAATGGTATTACACGATTACTTCACCCTTTTGGtttgttagtttaataaatattatgtgtTTTCCTAAACATAGtagtgatttggttttttttttaatatatgtaggtaaattttatcttggtgatgctgggtatggtaataaaaatggaatattgTCACCGTATCGGAGTGTATGATATCACTTGAAAGAGTTTAGTGATCGTCCTCCTGAGAATGCGCAAGAATTGTTCAATCTCCGACACTCTTCATTGAGAACTACCATTGAGCGAGGGTTTGGAGTGGTGAAAAAACGTTTTCGAGTGTTGGATGCAGAACCATATTGGTCTTTCCCAACCCAAGTGAAAGTAGTGTTAGCGTGTTGTGTggttcataatcacattatgGGGGTTGAACCAAATGACCATATTATGGAAGATGCAATGAACCAAGTAGAGCTTAGTGACCACCAAGAAGAAACACAATCCCGTCGGGAGTCCGTCGAAGATAGTAGATCATGGAATGCTAAGAGAGATGAGATATGTCAAGCCATGTGGTCTGATTATATCAGGAGTGGAGAGTAGtactttatttagatttttatgattgtaatgtgttttttctttttgttttttttaaagacaatgTATGTAATATAGACTTTTGGTGATgtaatgaaaaagtatttttagCATTACATTGTTATTTGATGGTATTACATTGTCATTTCCATAGTTAGCATGTTCCGTTCTGTTGTGCACATTCATAAGCGtggttgtatgtgtgtttgatttgttaTTCATGTTCCGAGTGTAATTACTAAATGCtactctcactatactattttcatATGTAGTAATGTCAAAGGGTAAGGAAAAAGTTAGCGGCAGCAAGCAATTTAGGTGGCTGCCACCTATGCATGAGATGATGCTAAAGATACTAACAGAGGAGGCTGGAAAGGGCAATAAGCCCTCTAATACTTTTAGGGCCGGCTCCTTTGCTCTTGTAGCGAAGGAGATAACGGCCCATTTCGGGGTTGAGTGCCACCCTGTATTTGTGGAGAACCGGATGCGGACTCTAAGGTCCATGTGGGCAACTATTCAAGAGCTTAGAAAGAAGAGTGGATTCGATTGGGACGAAAATCTGAAAATGATAACTTGTGACGCCAAAACATACCAAGAAGAAGTTATGGTATGGcttccaactatattttcttaatatagataataatatatgtttttgcattttatatgaaatttatagtgtcattctttttaggattcCATTGCTTTTATAAGGTTTTCCAAACATAACTTTCATGTCACCTTACCTATGTATTATATCTATACATATCTATGCGTTTTCATCTATctatatgtgtatatgtgtcTAAGCTACAATTTTATTTGGTTCTCGGTTTGGTTGCTAATAAAATGTTgggaaagtaaagaaaagattgatacTTTCTTTTTAAGGTGATTCTTTTAATGTTGTGCTTgctgttctatttttttttcttttttttttgttaattgggcTCTCTTAGCAGTGAAGTGTGCATAATAGTAGCATAATGTATTGACTTGTTTCATccttatttgagagtttttttgcattacttgtttgattactgagaaaatgtaggaaaaaGTATGGAGTATTTGCTTTAATTGTTATTGCATAGtcttttatattgaatttatgaGTGAAGTTATTATTGCATTATTATATACGTTCTTTTCTCCCTTATAGGCACATCGGAAGCATGCCGAGTAtctgaacaaaaaaattgagttttacgaTGAATTAGCGATTGTGGTGGGGAAGGACACAGCCACAGGTGCCTTTGCTAAGTCCGGAGTGGATATCGAAAATGAGCCAGATAATGGGGATAATGGGGATAGTGCAGAGTTTGTGGCAGATAATGTGGATGAATGTGTGGTTGAAAAGGGGAAGAACGGAAATGAATCATCCACCACTGGGTCGGGAATTTCCAAGTCCCGCAAAAGAAGGCGTGCAGCTTCTAATGCTGATGATAGTGTGCTGACTGATCTGTCTGGTCAGCTGAAGGAAATAGCTGTCGCTCTAAAAGAAATTAATCGGGGCCCGGTAGATTACACAACTTTGTATAATGAGGTAATGGCTATGATGGCGGATGGATATAGCGAAGATATGCTCGCTACTGCCTTCGACCATCTTTGTGAGAATGAGAAGACGGCACGTGGATTTTTAGCCAAGAATGCTAGGTTGAGGAAGTTGTGGTTAGAtggttattttttctcacaaatttgATTTGCTTATTTCATGTTGACTGTGATGGTAGATTTAGGAATTAACTAGACATTGTAGTATTAATATTGACGTATCAATGTATTATATATGTACTCTTTTGTATTATTGGGACGATACAATTgcccaaattatgtatttgtacTGTTCAGATACCACAAATAGGTATCATTTTTGTATGCCATTGAGGTGTAATGCCAATGGTGAACGATTGATGTGgctgtttttatataaatattatgggtATATTCGAATGATTATGTTTGATGTTGAGCCAAATGTGctgcaatttttgtattgttacaGATATGTATAGGGAATGCAGGTTCTTGAATTTTATCTATAAGAGCAAAATATAGCATTGATCTTCTCCAATTCCTCCAAAACTTCATTCAAGGATGGACGATTTTTTAGGGCCAGATTCTAGatcattttccgtaaaatgatcCAAATTATTTTCCGTAAAGTATTTTCCGAACCAAACATGGGAAAACGTTTTCCGTAAAGTATTTTCCGTAAAGtattttccgtaaaatatttggacgaaccaaacaccggaattaattttccgtaaaacgattTCCGTAAAATATTTGGATGAATCAAACATcggaattgattttccgtaaaacgattTCCGAGACAGCCAAACACCCgaatacattttccttttccggaaattagcatttccggaaaatatgtattttccggaaaacgttttccagcaaccaaacacacccttaggaGAAAATACACCTTGTTTTGGGTGTATGTTTCTTCCCCCTTACAGTTCGTGGGACCCATAGTTGATGGGTCCCACTAgcttgtgagagagagagagaaaatatacaACCGAAACAAGGTATACTTTCTCCTAATTTAAGGCTTAGGCGTG contains these protein-coding regions:
- the LOC126718169 gene encoding uncharacterized protein LOC126718169 — translated: MSKGKEKVSGSKQFRWLPPMHEMMLKILTEEAGKGNKPSNTFRAGSFALVAKEITAHFGVECHPVFVENRMRTLRSMWATIQELRKKSGFDWDENLKMITCDAKTYQEEVMAHRKHAEYLNKKIEFYDELAIVVGKDTATGAFAKSGVDIENEPDNGDNGDSAEFVADNVDECVVEKGKNGNESSTTGSGISKSRKRRRAASNADDSVLTDLSGQLKEIAVALKEINRGPVDYTTLYNEVMAMMADGYSEDMLATAFDHLCENEKTARGFLAKNARLRKLWLDGYFFSQI
- the LOC126718170 gene encoding uncharacterized protein LOC126718170 encodes the protein MKKKTKAAILASVASVLLVGVALLKKLRRRRRDLPRAPYVNHAAEREEYINSVLHGSERHCVNQLRMKPITFHHLCHTLTEGEHVRPTVHMSVTEQVFIFLHIIGHNVRFRVMGGRIYRSTETVHRYFKVVLRGVLKLYRALIRLRSEDTPPEIRNSRRFYPYFKDCVGAIDGTHVRASVPPEIQGRFRGRKDGTTQNVLAAISFDLKFTYVLAGWEGSAHDLRVLNDAFARPGGFSIPNGITRLLHPFGLLV